From a single candidate division WOR-3 bacterium genomic region:
- a CDS encoding CAP domain-containing protein: MKNKYFTVFLILSVIGTGLLSQANPALHEYELKTHELVNDFRESAGLKRLDFDETVADQCREHSRFMAALSGSLSHDGFRDRVKRIQETIPLRSAAENVASNLNTPDPCSTAVTGWINSPPHKENMVNDWDITGIGVSISPEGKFYFTQIFVLLQDTALNETYTIEEIETGLKSLTDDYRAASGAVQIAWSDTLSSIARQISQELSKESSDSRRVLSSLTDSVEKYYNIEKVGEIISTSSGLEIPHEEIFGHWMEDSGYRSLLGGDFDIAGVGIVLSPENKHFAVMVLVKLTERR, encoded by the coding sequence ATGAAAAACAAATATTTTACAGTATTCCTGATACTCTCTGTCATAGGTACGGGTTTATTGAGCCAGGCGAACCCGGCACTGCACGAATACGAGCTTAAAACCCACGAACTCGTAAATGATTTCAGAGAATCGGCGGGATTGAAAAGACTCGACTTCGATGAAACTGTCGCCGACCAATGCAGGGAGCACAGCAGATTTATGGCGGCTTTATCCGGATCGCTCTCGCACGATGGATTCCGAGACAGAGTGAAAAGAATTCAGGAAACGATACCGCTTCGATCTGCCGCTGAAAACGTAGCAAGCAACCTGAACACTCCGGATCCTTGTTCCACAGCTGTGACAGGCTGGATAAACAGCCCCCCGCACAAGGAAAACATGGTGAACGACTGGGATATAACGGGAATAGGCGTTTCTATTTCTCCGGAAGGCAAATTCTATTTCACGCAGATATTCGTCCTTTTACAGGACACTGCGCTCAACGAAACATACACCATCGAGGAAATAGAAACAGGCTTAAAATCATTAACAGACGATTACAGAGCCGCGTCGGGAGCAGTACAGATTGCATGGAGCGACACTCTCTCTTCGATCGCCAGGCAAATAAGTCAAGAACTAAGTAAGGAATCTTCTGACAGCAGGAGAGTTCTTTCCTCTCTGACAGACAGTGTGGAGAAGTATTACAATATAGAAAAAGTCGGAGAAATAATATCGACGAGCAGCGGCTTGGAAATACCTCACGAAGAGATATTCGGGCACTGGATGGAAGACAGCGGATACAGATCTTTGTTGGGAGGAGATTTTGATATTGCGGGTGTGGGGATTGTTTTGTCGCCTGAAAACAAACACTTTGCCGTGATGGTTCTGGTAAAGTTAACGGAGAGAAGATGA
- a CDS encoding GNAT family N-acetyltransferase has product MKYFKKIAGKKVYLSPIDIEDCEQYTEWMNDPEITVNLDCLAGNYSVIKEREILEKLAKHEFVFAIVDKNSDKLIGNCGLHNIDTVNRKASLGIFIGDKGHWDRGFGTEAVSLLLDYSFNALNLNSVMLVVKEFNKRGLKCYEKCGFKKIGIRREAAIIAGNKYGEVMMDILAVEFKENRFADYLKDKKRS; this is encoded by the coding sequence ATGAAATATTTTAAAAAAATAGCGGGGAAAAAAGTTTATTTGTCGCCAATTGACATCGAAGACTGCGAGCAATATACCGAGTGGATGAACGATCCGGAAATTACCGTAAATCTGGATTGTTTGGCCGGCAATTATTCTGTCATCAAAGAAAGAGAAATTTTGGAAAAACTGGCGAAGCATGAATTTGTATTCGCCATTGTCGATAAAAACAGCGATAAACTGATAGGCAACTGCGGGCTTCATAACATAGACACCGTCAACCGGAAAGCTTCTCTCGGCATATTCATCGGGGACAAAGGACATTGGGACAGGGGTTTCGGGACTGAAGCCGTAAGCCTTCTGCTCGATTATTCTTTCAACGCCCTGAATTTGAACAGTGTAATGCTCGTAGTAAAGGAATTCAACAAACGAGGATTAAAATGCTACGAAAAATGCGGTTTCAAAAAAATTGGAATCAGGCGGGAGGCGGCAATAATAGCCGGAAATAAATACGGCGAAGTCATGATGGATATTTTAGCTGTCGAGTTCAAAGAAAACCGTTTCGCAGATTATTTGAAAGATAAAAAACGCTCATGA
- the mscL gene encoding large conductance mechanosensitive channel protein MscL, with product MFKEFKEFAVKGNAVDMAVGIIIGAAFGAIVQSIVADIIMPPLGLLIGKVDFANLFILLHNGTPQGPYSSLANAQAAGAVTINYGNFINIVIRFVIVAFVVFMLVKSINKLKRQEKAEIKPDSKECPFCCSKISIKATRCPNCTSEIKE from the coding sequence ATGTTTAAAGAATTCAAAGAATTCGCAGTAAAAGGTAACGCCGTTGATATGGCCGTCGGTATCATTATCGGAGCGGCTTTTGGCGCGATTGTCCAATCGATTGTCGCCGATATCATCATGCCTCCTCTGGGACTGCTGATAGGAAAAGTGGATTTCGCGAATTTGTTTATTCTTCTTCACAACGGCACCCCCCAGGGACCTTATTCTTCGCTTGCAAACGCGCAGGCGGCTGGTGCCGTGACAATAAACTACGGAAATTTCATAAACATAGTCATAAGGTTTGTAATAGTGGCTTTCGTCGTTTTTATGCTGGTAAAAAGCATAAATAAACTCAAAAGGCAGGAAAAAGCCGAGATAAAACCGGATTCAAAGGAATGCCCTTTCTGCTGTTCAAAAATTTCGATAAAAGCGACACGTTGTCCGAATTGCACTTCAGAAATAAAAGAATGA
- a CDS encoding pathogenicity locus, which produces MISQKNDSIRKLKKIPGIGPSMAEDLYDLGMRKVSDLKKKDPELLYKKLCILRGIRIDRCVLYAFRCAVYFASEHEHKPELLKWWNWKDKK; this is translated from the coding sequence ATGATAAGTCAAAAAAATGACTCAATTAGAAAACTTAAAAAAATCCCGGGAATCGGACCGAGTATGGCCGAAGATCTTTACGATCTCGGAATGCGAAAGGTATCAGATCTGAAGAAAAAAGATCCCGAACTGCTCTACAAAAAACTTTGCATACTCAGGGGCATTCGCATAGATCGCTGTGTTCTTTATGCATTCAGATGCGCTGTATACTTTGCATCAGAACACGAACACAAACCGGAATTGCTTAAGTGGTGGAACTGGAAAGATAAAAAATAA